The DNA sequence TACAGCGCGACCTGTCCCGCGAAGTGGACAGTGTGCTGAAGGCGATCGACCAAAGCCTGAGCTTGTGGGTGGAGGGCAGCACGGTGAACGCCTTCAACGCCGCAGCGGAAACTTTCTCGACCGATGACGCGCACTTCCGGGTGGTTCATGCGCGCTCACTGGACCTATGGCGCAACACGGATGGTGCCTTCGATCCCACGGTGCTGCCCGTGGTCAAGGCCTGGGGCCTGGGCAGGGAGGGCAGGGCCGCACTCGACACCATGGCCGTGGACAGCCTGCTGGCCTTTGTGGGCATGGACCGGATCGCCAGCTGGCACGAACAGACCAGGGACGTTCTGCTGATGCACTACCGCAAATTCGATCCCCGCGTACGCTTCGATCCCAATGGCATCGCACAGGGCTACACGGTGGATGTGGTGGCGCAACTGCTTCGGCAGCATGGTATCTCCCACATGATGGTGGAGATCGGCGGTGAGGTTCGCGCCCATGGCTTGAACGAGCGCGGCACCCCATGGACCATCCAGATCGACAAGCCGGTGGACGGGGGGGCACACATGATGCAGGCCTTGGTGCCTTTGCAGGACCGCAGCCTCGCCACCAGCGGCAACTACCGCAAGTTCATTGAACTGGATGGCCGCCGCTACGGTCATACCATCGATCCGCGCTCGGGGCGCCCCGCCATGAATGCCCTGCTCAGCGCCACCATCATCGCCGATGATTGCGCCACCGCCGATGCGCTGGCCACGGCCATGTTGGTGATGGGACCCGACGCCGCGCGTGAATGGCTCCTGCGTGACGGTACGGTGGAAGCCTACCTCATCAGCGACGACGGCCAGGGAGCCTATGCGGTGTGGACCACGCCGGGTTGGCCATCGCCCTGAGGAACGCGTTCCTCATTGGGCGGAACTACCAACCACCAACTGCCATCTGTCAACTGTCAACTACCCCACCTCTTCCCGTCTGCACCGCTCTTCCGGCCGCGCGCCACAGAAGCCGCAGCTGCCACCTTCCTTCTGAACGAGTGGGTTGTTGCTGGCGCAGGTGCCCGCGAATTCGCCATTCTTCTTCGCCAGGATCTTCACCGCGATGCCCGCAAACGCCAGGGCCAACAGGCCGATGGCGAGGAGGATGGTGAGCAGCGTGTCGGACATGGCACAAAGGTACCCGATCCCTGATGGCCGTCATCCTGAAGGTGGACCACGCGGACCAACTTCCGGCCCATGAGCGATCTGGAGTTCCGTCCCCGCTTTCGTTTCCGCAGCGTGCTGCACCCGGATGTCATCCGCGACCACATCCGTTTCCGGGTGCGCGACGAGAACCCCCACCGTTTGGAACTGGGCGGCACGGGCCACCACCACGTCCTGCGCTTCCCGCATGCGGCGCAACACGCTTGGACACCCCAGATGGACATCGACTTGGAAATGGAACAGGTCCAGGGGCATGAGACCATGACCATCGTGCGATGCCAGATCGGTCCTGCACCGTCCATCTGGATGCTCTTCGTGGGCGGCTACATCGCGCTCTGTGTCATCGCCCTGTTGGGCATATCGATCGGCACTTCGCAGCAGGTGGTGGGCGCCTTCGCCTGGGGTTGGTGGGTGGCCCTGCCCACGCCCTTCCTCGCACTGGTGCTGTGGGGGCTGGCGCAGGAAGGCAAGCGGCGCGCGAAGGACCAGATGCGTTTGTTGAAGCACTTTGTGGACGACGCCTTGGGATGTGACTGTTTCGCGCTGTCCGAGTCTGAGGGCGGGCGCAACGCCGAACATTAGGTGCGGGCCTTTTGTCCGCTTTGGGCGGTACTATCTTTCGTGCCGCACGAAGACCCTTTTACCAACCAAAACCCCCTTGCCATGCGAAGCAACGACCTCTTGAAACGACTTTTCCTGCCCCTGTTCGCCCTCGTGATCACCTACTCCCTGGCCGGTTGCAGCGGCTGCGGGGGTGGCCAGGCCGATACCGCTGGCAGCGCTGGCGGTGACGCCGGCCAGGTGGATGACGCCAACGCTTCCGGATCGGCCGGTGCCCATGACGGCCACGACCACGGCGATGGTACTGGCCACGACCACGAAGGCTCCGGCGATGGTGATGGTACCGGTACCGCGGCCACGATCGATCCCTGGAACCGCACTTATGATACCCCCGAAGCGGAGCGCGCCGGTACCATCCAGAACCTGCAGGGTCTGCGCGCCACACTGGTGGCCGAGTTGGAAAGTGTGCGTGCCCGCCTGAAGGACGGCACACGCAGCGCCGAGGAGCGCAAGGCCGACCAGCAGCGCGCCTCCGAGCTCGCCCAGGGTCTGGAGCGGCTGGACCGCACCATCAAGGGCATCGGTGAGGCCAACGACGCCACCTGGGCGCAGGTGCGCGACAGTGAGCTGAAGGCTGCGGCCGAGTTCCGCGAGTGGATGAACAAGTACGGCATGCCCAGCTGATCGGGATACCAAGCTTTCCTCGCGGCGGGGGGGGCGCGGGGGGGGGGCCCCCGGGGGGGGGAGGGGGGGGGGGGGGCGG is a window from the Flavobacteriales bacterium genome containing:
- a CDS encoding membrane or secreted protein; this encodes MLTILLAIGLLALAFAGIAVKILAKKNGEFAGTCASNNPLVQKEGGSCGFCGARPEERCRREEVG
- a CDS encoding FAD:protein FMN transferase — its product is MVAICVLLLSSCGGPKSDLVTLTGEAQGTTFTIKYRDSLQRDLSREVDSVLKAIDQSLSLWVEGSTVNAFNAAAETFSTDDAHFRVVHARSLDLWRNTDGAFDPTVLPVVKAWGLGREGRAALDTMAVDSLLAFVGMDRIASWHEQTRDVLLMHYRKFDPRVRFDPNGIAQGYTVDVVAQLLRQHGISHMMVEIGGEVRAHGLNERGTPWTIQIDKPVDGGAHMMQALVPLQDRSLATSGNYRKFIELDGRRYGHTIDPRSGRPAMNALLSATIIADDCATADALATAMLVMGPDAAREWLLRDGTVEAYLISDDGQGAYAVWTTPGWPSP